One part of the Mya arenaria isolate MELC-2E11 chromosome 3, ASM2691426v1 genome encodes these proteins:
- the LOC128227813 gene encoding protogenin-like: protein MFIDLIIKMWYNNMLLFVGLIGVIAFSVESVITIPQNAAVHTTKNLLEVRKNSKVVLDCNVTSTSSVLEYTWKKDGQNIKLPQKRVSISSNGSLIIEKFLSKRQRDDSGLYECFVSNANGEFIGAQIYTYVTKPSITLTPRSLDATAGSTVRFECAVSHNHDQSALFAWLHPDGTSVSTTDHRISALAGVLYLYNVTEGDTGSYICQVFRSGQDIDIQQKTATLLVQPGSPPTTPSLLPTPRTVTVAEGRPALLECLVTGGSGVSIKWMRTTTNGSTIMAKDDGRLKISGSSSLLISSTVKSDAGEYTCVVKHSRGLDVTRKYTLDILTPPVFLERPQVYTRILVQRDRLKCVATGNPKPSITWYKNGYRLYPAIGDQLDDTVILFGLRQDAAYYQCVANNSVAVAFSTTWIDFKQQPNTPGPASDVHVEPLSSTEVQVSWSPAILPERFPLRAYTIDYSKVHDKACPGHCRYLSEYKREATQNTHIRIGGLHPFTRYSFAVQAYNANGAGALSQPVVVRTLEAVPSGFPDVQISHDSSTSFRVTWSELPPSEAHGLITNYKLCYGINQVMSVKILSADSRKYLVTGLLPDSVYQVRVLAGNSVGFPDAEDNCFPETDAGWMRYHTAKTPLTETSDTVLHVESVNASALQLSWSPVNVSGMSHFRVVVQQMIHGAPVMEFILPVHTLSLIVTDLVPRKFYQIEFDVRNADNDVMDHVTEWHQALGPDDLPEPPPPFVLTPTPLSAIQIKLTWDKPPTHMNISHYTVSYERQGGDKLPRLVQAEFTHTLLTDLQPFTWYMLCVRTHTSDRYGPYSKPVIVQTKEGKPSPPQILVAENVSPGKVKLEWGPPRHQNGIITYYIIYFTPGNPLKGVPDDSWSSFHQNATTTSVVLEDLTGRLYFFKLGACTNAGEGLPTQIVSVDVRTCDSCPDCTTETGCKVKGGPEEDGEFKQRLGILIGCGVGVMCIVVCVTFLVYKHKNLSRMYAERAAALSAQKQTIQQPPDAGVARYMHDAQAYSPMLSRMIANKDVENEAEDNDSGALLSCSSNGSEPGKTASTNVESCESTLDCLDCEHLSSPGNRHVFLVDATTSKNRDSVSSLGCSAHSDVCFYPNTENVNIVAGMANSRPDSQT from the exons AATCAGTCATAACAATACCTCAAAATGCTGCCGTTCACACAACTAAGAATCTCCTCGAGGTACGCAAGAACAGTAAAGTGGTGCTTGACTGTAATGTGACATCAACCTCATCAGTACTTGAGTACACATGGAAGAAAGACGGGCAAAATATTAAGCTACCTCAAAAACGGGTATCTATTTCATCAAACGGGTCCTTAATCATCGAAAAATTCCTCAGCAAACGCCAGCGGGACGACAGCGGTCTATATGAATGTTTCGTCTCCAACGCAAATGGAGAATTCATCGGAGCACAGATTTACACTTACGTTACAA AGCCTTCAATAACGCTGACTCCACGCAGCCTGGACGCGACTGCTGGGAGCACGGTGCGTTTTGAGTGTGCAGTGAGCCATAACCATGACCAATCCGCCTTGTTCGCATGGCTTCATCCCGACGGTACCTCAGTTTCAACAACCGACCACAG GATATCTGCGTTGGCGGGCGTGCTGTACCTGTACAACGTGACAGAGGGGGACACGGGATCATACATATGTCAGGTGTTCCGTAGCGGGCAGGACATAGACATCCAGCAAAAGACCGCCACACTTCTCGTTCAACCCG GTTCGCCCCCGACGACGCCCAGCTTGTTACCTACCCCGAGAACGGTGACTGTTGCGGAGGGCAGACCTGCGCTTCTCGAGTGTCTCGTCACCGGCGGCAGCGGCGTCTCCATCAAGTGGATGCGCACAACAACAA ATGGTAGTACAATAATGGCAAAAGACGATGGCAGATTAAAGATTTCAGGCAGCTCGAGCCTTTTGATAAGCTCCACGGTGAAGTCTGACGCCGGGGAATACACGTGTGTTGTCAAACACTCGAGAGGACTTGACGTCACCAGAAAATACACACTTGATATACTGA CGCCCCCTGTGTTCCTAGAGAGGCCCCAGGTTTATACTCGAATTCTGGTACAGAGAGACCGTCTCAAATGCGTCGCTACGGGCAACCCCAAACCAAGCATTACGTGGTACAAAAATGGCTACAGGCTCTACCCGGCCATCGGAGACCAG CTTGACGACACTGTAATACTGTTCGGACTGCGCCAGGACGCGGCGTACTATCAGTGTGTGGCCAACAACTCCGTGGCAGTCGCCTTCTCAACAACCTGGATTGACTTCAAACAACAAC cgAACACTCCGGGGCCGGCGAGTGATGTCCACGTCGAGCCTCTTTCATCAACAGAAGTGCAGGTTTCCTGGTCCCCGGCTATTCTGCCGGAAAGGTTCCCTCTTCGTGCGTACACCATCGACTACTCCAAAGTACATG ACAAGGCTTGTCCTGGCCATTGCCGCTACCTGAGCGAGTACAAGCGGGAGGCCACTCAGAACACGCATATCCGTATCGGAGGTCTGCATCCCTTCACACGCTACTCGTTCGCCGTACAAGCATACAATGCGAATGGCGCCGGCGCGCTCTCACAGCCTGTTGTCGTAAGGACGCTGGAAGCAG TGCCGTCTGGGTTCCCGGATGTGCAGATTTCTCATGATTCCTCCACAAGTTTCCGGGTCACGTGGTCGGAGCTGCCCCCATCAGAAGCTCACGGACTGATCACCAATTACAAACTCTGTTATGGCATTAACCAGGTGATGTCGGTGAAAATCTTGTCCGCAGATTCTCGAAAATACCTTGTTACAG GTTTGTTACCCGACAGCGTGTACCAGGTGCGCGTTTTGGCAGGGAATTCGGTGGGCTTCCCCGACGCTGAGGACAACTGTTTCCCGGAGACGGACGCCGGCTGGATGAGATACCACACGGCCAAGACGCCACTCACAG AGACGTCGGACACAGTCCTGCACGTTGAGTCAGTCAACGCGAGCGCCTTGCAGCTGAGTTGGTCCCCAGTGAATGTGAGCGGCATGAGTCACTTCCGGGTGGTCGTCCAGCAGATGATCCATGGAGCACCGGTCATGGAGTTTATACTCCCCGTCCACACTTTAAGCCTCATCGTCACCGATCTAG TACCCCGGAAGTTCTACCAGATAGAATTTGACGTAAGAAACGCTGATAATGATGTGATGGACCACGTGACCGAATGGCACCAGGCGCTTGGTCCAGATGACCTCCCAGAGCCCCCTCCGCCGTTCGTCCTGACCCCGACCCCACTGTCTGCTATACAGATTAAGTTGACGTGGGACAAACCGCCAACACACATGAACATCAGCCATTACACCGTCAGCTACGAGCGACAAGGAGGAGACAAGTTACCAAGGCTGGTTCAGGC GGAATTCACCCACACTTTGTTGACGGACCTTCAGCCATTCACGTGGTACATGCTGTGCGTCCGCACCCATACCAGTGACCGCTACGGTCCCTACAGCAAACCCGTCATTGTACAGACCAAAGAAGGAA AACCTTCACCGCCGCAAATCCTTGTTGCGGAGAATGTGTCGCCGGGCAAGGTAAAGCTGGAGTGGGGGCCGCCGCGGCACCAAAATGGCATAATCACGTACTACATCATCTACTTCACACCGGGAAACCCGCTCAAAGGCGTCCCCGACGATTCATGGTCTTCCTTTCATCAAAATG CTACGACTACCTCAGTTGTTCTTGAGGACTTGACTGGACGGCTGTATTTCTTCAAGCTGGGGGCGTGTACTAACGCGGGTGAAGGTCTCCCTACCCAGATTGTTAGTGTCGACGTGCGCACGTGCGACTCGTGTCCGGACTGCACGACCGAGACTGGCTGTAAAGTAAAAG GAGGTCCTGAAGAAGACGGCGAGTTTAAACAGCGCCTGGGGATTCTGATTGGCTGCGGTGTTGGCGTCATGTGCATTGTCGTCTGCGTCACCTTTCTCGTGTACAAACACAA GAACCTGAGCCGTATGTATGCCGAGCGTGCTGCGGCGTTGAGCGCCCAGAAGCAGACCATCCAACAACCACCGGATGCCGGAGTCGCCCGCTACATGCACGACGCGCAGGCGTACTCACCTATGCTAAGCAGGATGATCGCAAACAAAGATGTCGAAAATGAG GCGGAGGACAATGACAGCGGGGCACTCCTATCGTGCAGCTCGAACGGAAGTGAACCCGGAAAGACCGCCTCCACCAACGTGGAATCCTGTGAGAGTACGCTCGACTGCCTCGACTGCGAGCACCTGTCGTCACCTGGTAACCGACATGTGTTCCTGGTCGATGCCACTACCTCCAAAAATAGAGACTCTGTTAGTAGCCTTGGGTGTTCCGCTCATTCTGATGTCTGCTTTTATCCTAACACAGAAAATGTTAACATAGTAGCGGGGATGGCAAATTCCCGACCTGACAGtcaaacttaa